A window of Lacibacter sediminis contains these coding sequences:
- a CDS encoding SusC/RagA family TonB-linked outer membrane protein, which yields MMQIFKQRLLYRYALPGIMVLFLALVTTNVSAQQTQVSGTVKDDKGEPVASATVSVKGKNVSTTTGANGTFTIAAKANDVLEISAVSFATQEVRITSASTYNIVLSSSSVALTDVVVVGYGRSSKRTLSSAITSIKPEDLNRGAIGDVGQLLQGKVPGLNITASGDPNRPAAVILRGASTVNSPQGPFYVIDGIPGADINAVAPDDIASMDILKDASATAIYGNRASNGVIMVTTKKGKKGKLQTAYNGYVGFETVSSSLDLLDAAQLRAYAQKNNFTPSTNDDKGANTNWMKAVQKESALSHNHNLSFSGGTDKSSYSASLNYLKKDGIMLQSSLERVIGRISAEHHALNDHLTLGLNMMSSNSKASNVPLQNMVFQQAVKFNPMSPIYNADGTFFENPNNTQYFNPVSIIKNAIDDTKYGSLQGNFTVEAKLPFNLTFNSNLAYQRGTWLHGEYYNSYYSRNYSTGSFYTNGDPGGGRSLRNFYSNGLAYRGYYQSSSKTLESYLTWAKKFGAHNIKAVLGYSWQKNTNNDGLQTSQTNFVNDYTGYTNLGLGNYQTVNGFAVDYGGAVYEETNFISDFFRLNYDFNEKILVQASVRRDGSSVFGKNKEWGYFPAASVAWRLSEEDFLKNVSFINDLKLRVSYGETGNAFGLGAYNAQRLYSKSGTYYNNGVFAASFRSSQGSNPDLQWEVTATKNIGLDYGFLRGKINGSIDLYEKTTTNMVFPYAVAQSIDPSGFLWLNVGKIRNRGIEFSVNVNAVSQKNFSWNTGFNLASNKNVILDLKGPEQYGVNADSTYYTQIDGPGTSGSRLQILAVGGPLGQFYSFQYAGKDASGNSLFYKKDKTTTTNPSNVTDYFSLGSPHAKLMFGWNNTLRYKNFDLNFFIRGVLGNKIFNATRADLSYVVTAGQTNITPYATDDKRTDTRNNLFSSRYVEDGSYLRFDNATLGYRFNIKNEYISNLRFYATVNNLFVVTKYKGIDPEINQGGASLGVDYNSFYPKTRTILLGVSVGF from the coding sequence ATGATGCAAATTTTTAAACAACGATTGCTTTACCGTTATGCATTGCCTGGCATAATGGTTCTTTTTCTTGCACTTGTTACCACAAATGTAAGTGCACAACAAACACAGGTAAGCGGAACAGTAAAAGATGATAAAGGTGAACCTGTAGCATCTGCCACTGTATCTGTAAAAGGTAAAAATGTTTCTACAACAACAGGAGCTAACGGTACATTCACAATTGCTGCTAAAGCAAACGATGTACTGGAGATCAGTGCGGTTTCTTTTGCAACACAGGAAGTAAGAATTACATCTGCTTCAACGTACAACATTGTATTATCATCTTCTTCAGTTGCTTTAACAGATGTGGTGGTGGTAGGTTATGGTCGTAGTTCAAAAAGAACTCTCTCCAGCGCTATCACATCCATCAAACCGGAAGATCTCAACCGGGGTGCTATTGGCGATGTGGGCCAGCTGTTACAAGGTAAGGTGCCCGGCTTGAATATTACAGCCAGTGGTGACCCTAACCGTCCGGCTGCGGTTATTCTTCGTGGTGCATCAACGGTAAACAGTCCGCAAGGTCCGTTCTATGTAATTGACGGAATTCCCGGAGCCGACATTAATGCGGTTGCACCCGATGATATTGCTTCAATGGACATTTTAAAAGATGCCTCTGCCACGGCTATCTATGGTAACCGGGCTTCTAATGGTGTTATTATGGTTACCACCAAGAAAGGGAAAAAAGGTAAACTGCAGACTGCCTATAACGGTTATGTAGGTTTTGAAACGGTAAGCAGCAGTTTGGATCTGTTGGATGCTGCCCAGTTAAGAGCGTATGCGCAAAAAAATAATTTTACACCCAGTACTAACGACGATAAAGGTGCAAATACAAATTGGATGAAGGCTGTACAAAAAGAATCAGCTTTATCACATAATCATAATCTTTCTTTTAGCGGTGGTACAGATAAAAGTAGTTACAGCGCAAGTTTGAACTATCTAAAAAAAGATGGTATCATGCTGCAAAGCAGTTTAGAAAGGGTTATCGGAAGAATCAGTGCAGAGCACCACGCATTAAACGATCATTTAACGTTGGGTTTGAACATGATGAGCAGCAACAGTAAAGCGTCAAATGTTCCATTACAGAACATGGTGTTTCAGCAAGCCGTAAAATTCAACCCGATGTCACCGATATACAATGCAGACGGTACTTTTTTTGAAAACCCGAATAATACACAGTATTTCAATCCTGTTTCAATTATTAAAAATGCGATTGACGATACCAAGTATGGTTCTTTACAAGGAAACTTTACAGTTGAAGCTAAACTTCCTTTTAACTTAACATTCAATTCAAACCTTGCTTACCAGCGTGGTACCTGGTTGCATGGTGAATATTATAATAGTTATTATTCACGAAACTACAGTACCGGAAGTTTTTATACCAATGGCGATCCGGGCGGTGGCCGAAGCCTGCGTAACTTTTATTCCAATGGCCTTGCTTACAGAGGTTATTACCAAAGCAGTTCAAAAACACTGGAATCTTATTTAACATGGGCTAAAAAATTTGGTGCACATAACATCAAAGCGGTATTAGGTTACAGCTGGCAAAAAAATACCAACAACGATGGGTTGCAAACAAGCCAGACCAATTTCGTAAACGATTATACAGGTTACACTAATCTGGGTCTTGGTAACTACCAAACAGTAAATGGTTTTGCGGTAGATTATGGCGGAGCTGTTTATGAAGAAACAAATTTCATCTCCGACTTCTTCCGTTTGAACTACGATTTCAACGAAAAAATTCTTGTGCAGGCTTCCGTTAGAAGAGATGGCAGTTCTGTATTTGGTAAAAACAAAGAATGGGGTTATTTCCCTGCAGCAAGTGTTGCATGGCGACTTTCAGAAGAAGATTTCCTGAAGAATGTTTCTTTTATCAATGATTTGAAGTTGAGAGTGAGTTATGGTGAAACAGGAAATGCTTTTGGACTGGGTGCTTACAATGCACAACGCCTTTACAGCAAATCAGGTACTTATTATAACAACGGCGTGTTTGCAGCATCGTTCAGATCTTCACAAGGTTCTAATCCTGATTTACAGTGGGAAGTTACAGCTACCAAAAACATTGGTTTGGACTATGGATTCCTGAGAGGAAAGATCAATGGTTCGATTGATTTATATGAAAAAACCACAACTAACATGGTGTTCCCTTATGCCGTAGCACAATCAATTGACCCAAGTGGTTTCTTATGGTTGAATGTTGGTAAGATCAGGAACCGTGGTATTGAGTTTAGTGTAAATGTAAATGCGGTAAGTCAAAAGAATTTTAGCTGGAATACCGGCTTTAACCTTGCCAGCAATAAAAATGTAATATTAGATTTAAAAGGACCTGAACAATATGGTGTAAATGCCGACTCTACTTATTACACACAAATTGATGGTCCTGGTACTTCAGGAAGTCGTTTGCAGATTTTGGCAGTAGGTGGCCCTTTAGGTCAGTTTTATTCATTCCAGTACGCAGGTAAAGATGCTTCAGGTAATTCATTGTTTTATAAGAAGGATAAAACAACAACAACAAATCCATCTAATGTAACAGATTACTTTTCACTTGGCAGTCCGCATGCCAAACTGATGTTTGGATGGAACAACACACTCCGTTACAAAAATTTCGACCTCAATTTCTTTATAAGAGGTGTGCTTGGCAACAAGATATTTAATGCAACACGTGCCGATCTTTCTTACGTTGTTACAGCAGGACAAACAAATATCACTCCTTACGCAACAGATGATAAAAGAACTGACACACGTAATAATCTTTTTTCATCACGCTATGTAGAAGATGGTTCTTACCTGCGTTTCGATAATGCAACTTTAGGTTATCGTTTCAATATCAAAAATGAATACATCAGTAATCTCCGGTTTTATGCTACAGTAAACAACCTGTTTGTAGTAACAAAGTATAAGGGGATTGATCCTGAAATTAACCAGGGCGGTGCATCATTAGGTGTAGATTATAACAGTTTCTATCCTAAAACCCGCACTATTCTCTTAGGTGTATCAGTTGGTTTTTAA
- a CDS encoding inositol oxygenase family protein codes for MSKNNFEAVPLNNLDEWEDDLLRRYPDPEAIATAKSTEEYRNYEEPARDTVKEFYRLNHTYQTYAFVQEKRKEFLQFNKKEMTVWDAFDFLNQLVDDSDPDTDLDQLQHLLQTSEAIRRDGHPDWMVLVGLMHDMGKVLCLFGEPQWAVVGDTFPVGCAYSDKVVYPEYFSANPDFNDPVYQTKHGVYEPNCGLRKVDMSWGHDEYVYHMLKGHIPEEGLYMLRYHSFYAWHREGAYDHLLDDHDRNMLKWVQLFNPYDLYSKSPEPPDWKKLRPYYEELVAKYLPSTLKF; via the coding sequence ATGAGTAAAAACAACTTTGAGGCAGTGCCGCTCAATAACCTTGATGAATGGGAAGATGATCTGCTCAGGCGTTATCCCGATCCCGAAGCTATTGCTACCGCAAAGTCAACGGAGGAATACCGGAACTATGAAGAGCCGGCAAGAGATACCGTAAAGGAATTTTATCGCTTAAATCATACGTATCAAACCTATGCTTTTGTGCAGGAGAAACGTAAAGAGTTCCTTCAGTTCAATAAAAAAGAAATGACGGTTTGGGATGCGTTTGATTTCCTGAATCAATTGGTTGATGATTCTGATCCTGATACAGACCTTGATCAGCTACAACACTTGCTGCAAACATCAGAGGCCATCCGTCGTGATGGTCATCCTGACTGGATGGTGCTTGTTGGATTAATGCACGACATGGGTAAAGTGCTTTGTCTTTTTGGTGAACCGCAATGGGCCGTAGTAGGCGATACATTCCCTGTAGGATGTGCATACTCTGATAAAGTAGTGTACCCGGAATATTTCTCAGCCAACCCCGATTTTAATGATCCGGTATATCAAACAAAGCATGGTGTATATGAACCTAACTGCGGATTACGTAAAGTAGATATGAGCTGGGGGCATGATGAATATGTATATCATATGCTGAAAGGTCATATTCCGGAAGAAGGATTATACATGCTCCGTTATCATTCATTTTATGCATGGCACCGGGAAGGCGCATATGATCATTTACTGGATGATCATGACCGCAATATGTTGAAGTGGGTACAGCTCTTTAACCCTTACGATCTCTATTCAAAAAGTCCTGAGCCACCGGATTGGAAAAAGCTGCGGCCATATTATGAAGAACTGGTTGCAAAGTATCTGCCTTCAACACTTAAATTTTAA